One window of Zalophus californianus isolate mZalCal1 chromosome 3, mZalCal1.pri.v2, whole genome shotgun sequence genomic DNA carries:
- the CFLAR gene encoding CASP8 and FADD-like apoptosis regulator — MSTEVIHQVEEALDEDEKKMLLFLCRDVAADVAPLNVRDLLDILSERGMLSAMGLAELLYRVRRFDLLKRIFKMDRKAVEAHLLRNPRLISDYRVLMTEIGGNLEKSDLSSLFFLMRDYTGRKKVAKDKGFLDLVIELEKLNLIAPDQLELLEKCLKNIHRVDLKTKIQKYKQLAQGAGTSYTNALQASFPNLSLKDPSCNLRLQNGRSKEQRLNVGQLDLQRESAKASIQESGTFLPRHIPEERYRMQSKPLGICLIIDCIGNDTEFLRNTFTSLGYEVQYFLYLRMDSIIQILRQVACMPQHEDYDSFVCVLVSRGGSHSVFGVDQTHSGFPLDQVRRMFMGDACPSLLGKPKLFFIQNYVASEDPLDNGSLLEVDGPAINNVESKAKQPGPGTIHREADFLWSLCKADVSLLERPSSPPSLYLQCLSQKLGKERRRPLLELHIELNGSVYDWNSRVSAKERYYVWLQHTLRKKLVLSCK; from the exons ATGTCTACGGAGGTCATTCATCAGGTTGAAGAGGCACTTGATGAAGACGAGAagaaaatgcttctttttttgtGCCGGGATGTGGCTGCAGATGTTGCTCCGCTTAATGTCAGGGACCTTCTGGATATTTTAAGTGAGAGAGGAATGCTGTCTGCCATGGGCTTGGCCGAGCTGCTCTACAGAGTGAGGCGGTTTGACTTGCTCAAGCGGATCTTCAAGATGGACAGAAAGGCAGTGGAGGCCCACCTGCTCAGGAACCCTCGCCTTATTTCGGACTATAG GGTGCTGATGACAGAGATTGGTGGTAATTTGGAAAAATCTGATCTGTCCTCATTATTTTTCCTCATGAGGGATTATACTGGTCGAAAAAAGGTAGCCAAGGATAag GGTTTCCTAGATCTTGTGATCGAATTAGAGAAACTTAATCTGATTGCTCCAGATCAATTGGAATTACTAGAAAAATGCCTGAAGAACATCCACAGAGTAGACCTGAAGACAAAAAtccagaaatacaagcaattgg CTCAAGGAGCTGGGACAAGTTATACAAATGCACTCCAGGCATCATTCCCAAATTTGAGTCTTAAGGATCCTTCATGTAACTTAAGG ctccagaatgggagaagtaAAGAACAAAGACTCAATGTGGGACAACTTGACCTTCAAA GAGAATCAGCGAAGGCATCCATCCAGGAATCAGGAACATTTCTACCGCGG CACATACCAGAAGAGAGATACAGGATGCAGAGCAAGCCCCTAGGAATCTGCCTGATAATCGATTGCATTGGCAATGACACAG AGTTTCTTCGGAACACCTTTACTTCCCTGGGCTATGAAGTCCAGTATTTCTTGTATCTGAGGATGGACAGTATCATCCAGATTCTTCGCCAAGTTGCCTGCATGCCCCAACATGAAGACTACGACAGCTTTGTGTGTGTCCTGGTGAGCCGAGGCGGCTCCCACAGTGTGTTTGGCGTGGATCAGACACACTCGGGTTTCCCTTTGGATCAGGTCAGGAGGATGTTCATGGGAGACGCATGCCCTTCTCTCTTAGGGAAGCCAAAGCTCTTTTTTATTCAGAACTATGTGGCGTCAGAGGACCCGCTGGACAACGGCAGCTTGCTGGAGGTGGATGGACCAGCCATCAACAATGTGGAATCCAAAGCCAAGCAGCCTGGGCCAGGCACCATTCACCGAGAAGCGGACTTCCTCTGGAGCCTGTGCAAGGCGGACGTGTCCCTGTTGGAACGGCCCTCCAGCCCTCCTTCATTGTACCTGCAGTGCCTCTCCCAGAAACTGGGGAAAGAAAG AAGACGCCCGCTCCTCGAACTCCATATTGAACTCAATGGCAGCGTGTATGACTGGAACAGCAGAGTGTCTGCTAAGGAGAGGTACTATGTCTGGCTGCAGCATACTCTGAGAAAGAAGCTTGTCCTCTCTTGCAAATGA
- the LOC113920562 gene encoding 40S ribosomal protein S3a-like: protein MAVGKNKRLTKGGKKGAKKKVVDPFSKKDWYDVKAPAMFNIRNIGKTLVTRTQGTKIASDGLKRRVFEVSLADLRNNEVAFRKFKLITEDVQGKNCLTNFHGMDLTRDKMCSMVKKWPTMIEAHVDVKTTDGYLLHLFCAGFTKKRNNQIRKTSYAQHQQVGQIRKKMMEIMTREVQTNDLNEVVNKLIPDSIGKDIEKACQSIYPLHDVFVRKVKMLKKPKFELGKLMELHGEGSSSGKATGDETGAKVEQADGYEPPVQESV from the coding sequence ATGGCAGTCGGCAAGAACAAGCGCCTTACGAAAGGCGGCAAAAAGGGAGCCAAGAAGAAAGTGGTTGATccattttctaagaaagattGGTATGATGTGAAAGCACCAGCTATgttcaatataagaaatattggaaaaacaTTAGTCACAAGAACTCAAGGAACCAAAATCGCATCTGATGGCCTCAAGCGTCGGGTTTTTGAAGTGAGCCTTGCTGATTTGCGGAATAATGAAGttgcatttagaaaattcaagCTAATTACTGAGGATGTTCAGGGCAAAAACTGCCTGACTAATTTCCATGGCATGGATCTTACCCGTGACAAAATGTGCTCCATGGTCAAAAAATGGCCGACCATGATCGAAGCTCATGTTGATGTCAAGACTACCGATGGTTATTTGCTTCATCTATTTTGTGCTGGTTTTACTAAAAAACGCAACAACCAGATTCGGAAGACCTCTTATGCTCAGCACCAACAGGTCGGTCAAATTCGGAAAAAGATGATGGAAATCATGACCCGAGAGGTGCAAACAAATGACTTGAATGAAGTGGTCAATAAATTGATTCCAGACAGCATCGGAAAAGATATAGAAAAGGCTTGTCAGTCTATTTATCCACTTCATGATGTCTtcgttagaaaagtaaaaatgctgaagaagCCCAAGTTTGAATTGGGAAAGCTCATGGAGCTTCATGGTGAAGGTAGTAGTTCTGGAAAAGCTACTGGGGATGAGACCGGTGCTAAAGTTGAACAAGCTGATGGATATGAGCCACCAGTCCAAGAATCTGTttaa